The window CGGCCTGAAGGGGCAACGATGACGTTGGCGCCTTCATGCTTGAAGCGCCCCATGGCGGAGTGCTTCTTGGGTGTGGAGGTGGGATCGAACGGGTCCACTTCCACAATCCAGCCAAAGCGGTTGGTCTCGTTGGCGTAGCCGGAGTTGCGGGTATCGAAGCGCGGCTCGTCGAGCTCCCACTGGCGCGTGGTGGCTTTGGCGGAAATTCCGTAGCGCTTGTCGCCGTCGCTGGTGCCCGGGGCAGCGAAGTAGCCGTTGAAGTTCTCTTCACCGGAGAGGATGGTTCCCCACGGGGTGGTCCCGCCTGCGCAGTTACCCAGGGTGCCCTTGATCCAACGGCCGGCGGGGTCGTCAATGGTCTTGACCAGGTTGGTGCCGGCTGCGGGTCCGGTCAGCTCATAGACGGTGTCCGTGAGGAAGCGTCGGTTCAACGGTGCGCCCTGAACGTAGCTCCACGGCTTGTTCTTGTTCTTGCGCTCGAGTTCCACCACGGCCAAGCCATGCCCTGCGCGACCGATTGCGCGTGCCTCGGCCGGGTCGAAGCCTACCGGGAGCATGATGTTCTCGTTGGTGTACTCGTGGTTGCTGAACAGCACGGCCCGGCGATCTTTGGAACCGGGAATCGGCAGGATGTCCGTGTAGTCGTTGTTGTAGCCAAACTGGCGTGCCTGCGCTGCGGCGGTCTGTGCGTTGAGGTCAAAGGCCGGTGAGTCGGCGAAGAGGGGGTCGCCCCAGCGGATGACCGGCTTCCAGTCGAACCCTTCGGGCACGGTGAATGCATCCACCGCTGCGTCTACGGGCTTGATGGCAGTGAACTTGAGCTTGGACTTATCAAAGCCCTTCTTTGCGGCATCGGAGAGTCCGTTGCCCGGGTCAGCCACGGCAGTGTCGCCACCGGTCACACCGCCACCGAGGACGATCGCGAGTGCTCCTGCGGCGCCAAGCCCAAGGGCGGCACGGCGGGACATGGCCGTTGAAGCGATGTCGCGGAAGTAACCGTTGGCGCTGGTGTTGCAGACATCGCCCGAGCAGGCGTTGTCGCATTTCAGTGCGCACGTCACGGGACTGCGCTTGCCTTTGGTGTGGCCAAGCATGGGGAGCAGCGCAAACGTGCGTCCGGTGGGTTCAGACATGGGGGTAGACCTTCCAGAGGATGTACGAGGTTCCCGCTGAGCCTTTCAGCGGAATCCAAAGCCGAGAGGTCTCTCTGGTTAATCCCCGGTGAACAAACCGTGCTGGTTTCGCGCCAATACTGAGTGCACGCGCCGGAGCCGGTCCAGCCACCAGTCCCGGCGGTCCCCCGGTGCCGCATACTGCTCAAGCAGTCCGGCATTGGCAACGGCATCGCGCAACTGGATGGCGCCGTCGTCGGCCACCAGCGGGTCCAGAGTGATATCCGAAGCGAACAGCGAAACGGTGCCAAGGCCACAGGCATAAGGAAGGGACGGCAGCGCGGCTGCGAGCGCAAGGCCGGCACGGATGCCAACGGAGGTGTCCAAGGCAGAACTTACGACGGCGGGCAGCCCGGCCTGCTCCACAATGTCCAGTGCACGCGCAACTCCCCCAAGTGGGGCGACCTTGACGACGATCAGGTCAGCCGCGCCGGCCCGGGCAACACGCAGGGGATCCTCTTCCTTGCGGACACTCTCGTCCGCGGCGATGAGGACAGGCGTACCTGCAGCCGTCAGCCGACGCCGGACCTCAGCGAGGCCCTCGATGGTGGGAACGGGTTGTTCGGCATACTCAAGGCCAACCTCGGAAAGTTTGCTCAGCGCTTCCACGGCCTGGTCCATGTCCCATCCCCCGTTGGCGTCCACACGGATGGCAGCGTCAGGCAGGGCCTCGCGTACTGCATTCACCCTGGCGACGTCGTCCGCCAGTACCTGTCCCCGCTCCGCAACTTTGATCTTGACGGCATCAACCCGCCCGAAGCGAGCAAGTACCTCGGGCACGCGTTCTCCAGCGACGGCGGGAACCGTGGCGTTGACCGGGATCCTGTCCCGCAACGGCGAGGGGAAACCCAGCCAGCCCGCTTCCAGTGCTGCGGCCAGCCAGCGGGAGGATTCGTCGTCGTCGTATTCCGGGAAGGGACAGAACTCACCCCAGCCGAGCGGTCCACGCAAAAGGAGTGTCTCGCGCTCCATGATGCCGCGGAATTTCACGCGCATGGGCAGCGAGACTACGTGGGCGGAATCGAGGAGTTCTTCGAGCGAGGGAAGTGCAGGCATATTGCCACTGTACCGGCGGCCTCCCACCCAACAGGCAGGCCGTTTCGGCTATGTGGAAAAGCTACTGGTCCCAGTACTTTTGCACCTGCCCCGCTGCGTCAGACAGCTGCTGTGCGGACAGGACGAGCAAGCTCTCCGGTATTCCCAGGGCATCCCACTTGGCCACCAACGCCGTATCCCCCTCAACCGGCAACGGCCACAACCAGTATCGGCCGGTGAACTGCACAAACTCGGAGTTGTTGCTTCCCCCGCCGCCTCCCAAAGTTGTCAGCACCGGGCCAGTGACGTCGTCGGCGTCGTCGAAGGCCGACGGCCCGTGAATGGCCGCCACCGCTTTGCGTCCGTCCGCCAAGGCAACACCTAATTCCAGCCCTGTCCTGGTGTCTACGCTGGACCTCGGATGGTTGTAACTCTCCTCCACCATCTCCCGCCATTCCTGGTCCGATTCGTTGCCCCGCCGCACGGACCAGACCAGGTCCAACAGGCAACCAGTGGAATAAACCTCCGCAAATTTCAGCACCACAACCATCCGCTGGCTCTTGAAAACAAACCCGCCAACGCGCGCAATGCCAGGCATCTCGTCCGACGGCGGGCCGAACCACCCGGGCTGGGCAGGCTGCGGTTCACGCGGACGCGATGGCTGTTGAGGGAGGTCATCGAAAAAGCTCATGCTCCATCCATACACCGCCACGTGGCGTCTGGGGAGGGGCTCTTTGCAAGCGAGAGGCCGCAATCGCGATATTCTCAGAACCACGACTCAATGCGGGGGAATAATGACTCAATCAATGCCCGGTTCCACGACGCCTCCCGGCTGGTACCCGGACCCTTCGGACCCACGTTTTGTCCGTTGGTGGGACGGACGCGCGTGGACAGCAAACCAAGCGCCCGCCCAGTTCCAGGCGCAGGGCCAGTTCCAGGCACCCGTCCAGCTGCCACGTCCTGAGCTCAGCCCGGACGCGCCGGTGTACAACCCGTTCATCTGGGCAATAACCTTGTTGCCGCTGCTCTCCGTCCTGCTCTTGCTCACCTGGCAGCCGGAGTTCAGGATGATCACCACGCGCCAGGGCGTCACCACCATGGACCCTTTCTCCATGTACACCCCCGGCTATTTCCTCCTGATGGGTGCAAGTTTCCTGTCCTATGGGCTTTCTGTGTTTTTCGCTTTCCTGGACCGTCAGCGCCTGCTCAAGTCCGGCGTCGTCCGTCCCTTCCACTGGGCTTGGACGTTCCTCAGCGCGCTGGTGTACGTGATCGGCCGCTCTGTGATCGTCAACAAAGTGGCGCCTAAGCGGGGGCTGTGGCCGGTGTGGGCCAGCATCGCCGTGATTGTCATCAGCCTGGTGATCACCGGCATTTGGATGTCCAACTTCATGCAGTCCATGTACAACCAGCTGGGGTACTCGGTCGCGACGTAGGCAGG is drawn from Arthrobacter sp. 31Y and contains these coding sequences:
- a CDS encoding o-succinylbenzoate synthase — encoded protein: MPALPSLEELLDSAHVVSLPMRVKFRGIMERETLLLRGPLGWGEFCPFPEYDDDESSRWLAAALEAGWLGFPSPLRDRIPVNATVPAVAGERVPEVLARFGRVDAVKIKVAERGQVLADDVARVNAVREALPDAAIRVDANGGWDMDQAVEALSKLSEVGLEYAEQPVPTIEGLAEVRRRLTAAGTPVLIAADESVRKEEDPLRVARAGAADLIVVKVAPLGGVARALDIVEQAGLPAVVSSALDTSVGIRAGLALAAALPSLPYACGLGTVSLFASDITLDPLVADDGAIQLRDAVANAGLLEQYAAPGDRRDWWLDRLRRVHSVLARNQHGLFTGD
- a CDS encoding PhoX family protein; translated protein: MSEPTGRTFALLPMLGHTKGKRSPVTCALKCDNACSGDVCNTSANGYFRDIASTAMSRRAALGLGAAGALAIVLGGGVTGGDTAVADPGNGLSDAAKKGFDKSKLKFTAIKPVDAAVDAFTVPEGFDWKPVIRWGDPLFADSPAFDLNAQTAAAQARQFGYNNDYTDILPIPGSKDRRAVLFSNHEYTNENIMLPVGFDPAEARAIGRAGHGLAVVELERKNKNKPWSYVQGAPLNRRFLTDTVYELTGPAAGTNLVKTIDDPAGRWIKGTLGNCAGGTTPWGTILSGEENFNGYFAAPGTSDGDKRYGISAKATTRQWELDEPRFDTRNSGYANETNRFGWIVEVDPFDPTSTPKKHSAMGRFKHEGANVIVAPSGRVVAYMGDDERFDYLYKFVSKGKYQAGDSKEARKNNMNLLSEGDLYVARFTGDSPADIDGTGKLPADGAFDGTGEWLPLVVNGTSAVPGMTVPEVLVYTRLAADKVGPTKMDRCEDVEPNPRTGKVYVACTNNTDRGKPGKEGATEVNPRNLNRDGHVVEITEGREQSGTKFNWNLLLVAGDPAKNTSTYFSGFPADKVSPISCPDNVAFDSVGNLWISTDGAPGTIGYADGLFKVTLEGPERGKVEQFLAVPRDAETCGPIIHDEERTVFVAVQHPGEDGTFAAQNSFFPDYVPAGATPAAGAVRAPRPSVVQVFRK
- a CDS encoding DUF2510 domain-containing protein gives rise to the protein MTQSMPGSTTPPGWYPDPSDPRFVRWWDGRAWTANQAPAQFQAQGQFQAPVQLPRPELSPDAPVYNPFIWAITLLPLLSVLLLLTWQPEFRMITTRQGVTTMDPFSMYTPGYFLLMGASFLSYGLSVFFAFLDRQRLLKSGVVRPFHWAWTFLSALVYVIGRSVIVNKVAPKRGLWPVWASIAVIVISLVITGIWMSNFMQSMYNQLGYSVAT